TTTAATCTTTCTCATAGACATATTCACTATTAATTAGGCTTCATAATTTTCCCATAATTCTTTCAGTACATTAATAACACTATGAAAGCACACAGCTGCTGTAAGAAATCTGGATTGCAGTCCAATGAGATAAGTGTGGTATTAGGCTTTTGTTTCCTGGAAGGGATGCATATACAAATCACTGCAACCCAGTACCTCTAGACAGAAATGGGAACTTGTACTGCtactctttttcattttctcccctGAAATTTGGAGGGTCTGCAGAGCAGCAATAGCTGCACCTCCCCCTGAACAGCAGGCAGGTTCAGCATCATTTCACTGATTCCCAGCTCCAGTTACTGATACTGGAAAGCAAGTAATAGACAGCCTGCATCTGCCTGCCATGGCTGTGAGACTCATGATTTTGAACCCAGCCCAGGAGTCTACCTTCAGCCATGCTGAAGACACACATGATGAACTTGGACTTCATCAGAACCGAGCCAATGCCAACCACTTGGTCCATCTAGGAAATTAAGATGTCCAGAAACATGACCTGAAACAATTCCATATAACATTATACCACAgtaaaaaatgcacaaaaaggaagaaagctgACAAACTGCAGAAGAACTGCTAGAAAAATCTACAGTAGAAAATAAGCACTTTCTATATAAATATCTCTCTGTATTTACTATATCCAAGTTGATCCCTCTTTTATTACATTTCTATACAAAACTGGTATTGGCTCTGTTCTCAGATAAAGCTCTCACCTCCACACAATTTGCATCCAAACTTTCTGCCATCAAGACTTAAGATGATTAATTTGCACTTCATTTCCATGACTGTGGCAGCACTTAATCAACAAAGTCTCTacttatatgtatttatatagatatacatgtatatatacacacatacatacatacacatgaCAAATACTGTTGAagatttcctttcttccagTGTTTGTAGTGACAGTCATCCTAGAAGGTGAAGGCATACACCACTCCCACAACCACAATATTTCCAATTGTTGCTATTATTGCAATCCATAACAATATGGCATCATTTGAAGAACGGGATGTCTCTTCTGGTGGATTCTGCATGGAAGAAGCTGCATGGACGTTGGCTGAGGAGTTAAACAGGGAGTACTCTGTACTAAAGTCCTCGTTGGGTGAGTCCATAAAGGCTCCTCCCATAACAGGAAGCTGTGAAGAAAAACATGGCAAAATCAGGCTGAAAGCTAATATCTGCTTTTGCACTGTCTCAGTCATTATTAAAGACTAACCATTAGCTAACTTGCAAAATTACTGAGATTTCAAGTATGTGGTGCTAACCTTGCAGGACTATCACAGACTGTAATACTTCTCCCATTTCTGTTTGAATCAATATTACTGAAGAAAACCTACAGATCACACATGCAATATACAGAAGAGCTAGCATGCAGGCTTCAAGTCAGCCTAAGTAATCATATACATTTAGAAGAGATAGCCATATACACAAAGCACTTACATACCAGAATTTGAGTTGATAGCAACAGGATTATTTTGTGACTACCAGCAAAGGTATTGTGTCACTGCAAGACATTGCACAAGCACGATGAGGATCTGATGCAAAGAATTTGCTCTCTTCTTATGTATCACTCAGAAGCAAACTCTTGATTTATGTAGAGATCATGTATAAAGTTCTTACTGTAAAAGAGGTGGAGTGTACTTACTGCACTAACTTCACTTGCAAAACACTGCAACAATATAGGATTTATAAACTGATACAATGGAAAACTTAAAATTTGACTTTGAAAGGCTCCATCACAATGCAGTAAAGGACAGATTTCTATAGGTTTTCCCACACCAGACTTCTCCCACGGGGAAGGACAAAGTTTCTTTGGTGCTTTGGTGGATTTCTCAGCAGTACCAGAAAATGTTCTGGGTAAGACAGCAGTTACTCGATACACTATGGAAAAGATGAAGGAAGAAGAAACTGTTTAACTTTGTTCTTTTACATGTTCCAGTCTTCCCAACTTCATCCTAGATCACAACACATATTTTTCAGGGTTCAAGGAgtattttttgtggaaaaactGCACGGTGTAAAGTGGGTgtaaagtattggtgattaattgtaaataaagtagaggtaaattagggtataaaagataagtctTGCCCCAGAGGGCAGGAcaacagccttggatgagttgcagagtggaccgctgtaaggtagacagaaaattccttagataagaaagaataaacaaccttggaaacctcgGAACATCAGCTTTCAAGTCTTTTTTTgtgccctgctgcgccctggCTGCAAAACAAGAATTCTCAGACCACCCTTTAATGTGCAGGTGcgtgatctctgaccataaaagaggtcgccGCCTGTCACAATTCTGCTTCTACATAGTGgtataaaattacagtaaattcacgaatacaagccgcactgagtataagccgcatctctgggtgttggcaaatatttcggtttttgtccatagataagccgcacccgaatataagccgctctgtcgttcgcagcgaggacccgcgtgcaattagtaacagaaccgcgggagggcggggtttactggctgagctaaggctgtgcaggctcggcccgctaggggccgctgacggggccaggtggcccagcccggtgctgccgctcggggccggccgccgctaccactgggctcggtcaccccgggtcggcgctgccccgcggtggcaggcagggacggagcttcccccgctcctacggcagcggcggcgggcggggacggagctttcccgcgcccgtggcgccggcagcgggcagggacggagtttccctgctcctgccgcggcggcggcgggcggggacaaagcaccccgtcggctccccgagccgcggcaatggctgcgcggggctcccgtcggctccccgagccgcggcaatggctacgcggggctcccgtcggctccccgagccgcagcaatggcggcgcgcgcttccccccccctccccgggccacagcaatggcggcgcgggcttcccccccctccccgggccgcagcaatggcggcgcgggcttccccccccctccccgggccgcagcaatggcggcgccggcttccccccccctccccgggccgcagcaatggcggcgcgggcttcccccccctccccgggccgcggtaggggcggcccgggtcccccctctcctccccgggccgcggcaatggcggcgccgggccccctccgtctctcccctgggctgtggcagaggaggaaagagagctctcccgcctctctccccaccccccgtgctgcctgcagggagccaggctccacccgcagtgcaacagagtagcgatttgtaacaatcgcaaaatgccgactttgcagctgctcggctcagcactctggcaggcacttctgaggttgtattagccgctcctgattattagccgcatttccggtttaggagcaaaatcttagtcaaattggtgcggcttgtattcgtgaaattactgtacatcctCCTGCAAATGAATGGACTCCTCATTCAGGCAAGAGAAGTATACCTACTGCAGTACAAAGACCTGTTACTACGAAGAAAGGTTCACATAAAAGCTTTGtgcttccttctttctcccttgTATGCTTGGGAATGCAGAGCTGTAAGAGCCTCTCCTGACTCACTGCAGGCTCCTAGTATCATCTAAGTATAGGACATTGTTTCAGAAAAAGTTGTAGAACATCTGCTTAACATAATTATAAATGCTCAAGACACACATTTCTGAATATCCTGTAAGAAAACATGAGCACTGTGGGTATGGTAAAGCCTCAAGTCTCTGCAGTACTCTGCAACCAAACTCTGTGAGGATTGTAGGTAGGTAGGCGAGCCCACAGATGTATAGGATTTAAAACACCAAACAGTCACATATCTAAATCTCTCTGCCAAAATTCCATCATGGCATCGATGATTGGTTTGATCTTGAGCAGTGAGTTAAACCTAGATATCAGTGCATCCTACCTACATTCCCCTTTTGGATCTGGTAGGAGTCCAGGGCTTCAGGGAAAGCTAAAAAAGTCCGGGAATACTGTCCATAAGAAACTCCCTCACTGTGACACCAACAACCTTTCCTTCCTCACAGTGGtttccacactgctgctgtcttCCTCCAACCTTTAGACACAATCTCCTGTTTGACACCTATTAGTAAGTgcctttggggttttggtgttattttctccctttctcaaTAGGGCTCTCTTGTACTGAAACACGAGTGCCAAAGTCACCATGGCCTATGAATAACAGAGGAACAAGCCTTGCCTTCATTCGGCCATATCACAGAAGGCTGCTACACCTTCAGCCCTAAACTGCCCTGTCAGATACTCACAACACTGAAAAGTTGTCTTTTAGCACCCTATCCTTCATCTCCTGCATCACATTTTGATTCACTCAGTAACCTCTCCCTTTGGAACCAAGCTACACCCATTCTGGCTTGTGCAGCTGTGCTATGGAGGCTGCTGAAATGTGAGGACAGCATGTGAGGATGACCCATCTCTCCTCTATACATTGGCTGTAATCTATAGGCCACACCAAAGACTTTGAGAAGTCTGAGAATGAAGCAATTTTTTTGCTTGCCATGCATAACGTTTTACAGAGATATAAAAGAGAGACTCTTTTTCTAAGCTGACTGCTGAACAAATTTCATCTGTACTAGAAAATATCGTCACATTCAAAATTAAACAGAGAATGATGAAAGACCACAGTGGATATGTCATGCTACTTAATccacattaaataaaattatatttgataTTAAATATGATTAGACAAAAGCAGTTTACAAGAAACCAAGCAGGAAATTGCAAAAGTAAAGTTTGGTATGTTCTCCCTGCATCAAAGATTTTTGCTGGCAGTTTAAAACACAGTGTGGTTTAAAAGAGAGCAAAACCTTCCATTTCAAAAGCCCAGCTTGATGTTTTGAATCCAATTCCATTGGCCTTTTTTATGTCTTGGGATTTGATAAGGAAATCATTTCTCAGTTtaatcaaaatttctttttatgtagAGATTGCCATAAAAGGCAGTTCTGACTTCAAACAGAAGTGTATTTATGCAGCAATGATGCCACGTAACAGCTACAGAGACTCTAATTAAAGATCTCTGCAGCAAATGACAGGAATACATTTATCATACTGGCAGCAAAATGCTCAACCAGAGATCCTTGCCTCCTTAGCAAATCATTTTAAGGCTATCAGCATTTAGGATAGTCAATTCTGCAAAATCTTTCAACTGAACAATCATCCCAAGTATAGAGGTACACATGTGCATGTGCCCAGTGCAGTGGGAGATCATAAACACTGGTCTGGTGATTGATACCTGGGTTTTGGGGCACACATTCTGTGCTCACAATGAGCTATTTGAAATGACAAGCTTCCACCCTGTTAGTTTCTCTGGTGCTGTCACAAAGGCAGGGAGCATCCATGTAACAGCACAGCTACACAGCACACTGTAAATTATGTCAAATCTGAATCTCCTTGTACTGTCTCCTTGTACTGTCTAAGGCTCAAACCAGCTGCCTGCACCATCTGAGGGGAGCACATGGTGAAACAGCTCATCTGAATCTCTGAAAGGCTTGAGGTGACCTGGTGTAAAGCACTGACATCCAGCACCTGGTTCTCTCTGTAAGACTGACTtccagtttttctgtttgtagGTCAGTAGCACTTCACCACAGATCTCAAAATAAACCTTCCTGCCAATTTCCCATTTGCAAAAATCATCTCTCGCAAAATGTGCATTCTCCCTTCTcattgctgcagcagcctcaaaTAAGAGCACGAGGAATGGCCATATGGTGTCCAACAGAAAGTCCATCTCCCTTGTGTGTTACCTCCAGCAGTAAATAAATAGATGCTTAGGAGAGTAACAGCACAACAGGAGAAACATGTCTGATACTACCCCTTAATAACTCACAGCTCTGTTTTCAGCTTAGGAAGTTCACAAGCCAGACACTATTGCTATGGATTTAACAACTTGCAAAGAATTTTGCTACCATGAACTCATCCAGACTCTGAGCTCATCTGAAGCTGAGAATCCTTCTCAATCTGGCCTATTGGTACCACTTAACAGTCAGGGTTGCCCAATGATTAGAGTAATGTAAATCATCCTTGGGAGATATGCCTTCTCTCCACGGGAGAGAGGGATGATTAGTATCACTGGCAATCCATCTTTTTGGTAGATTAAATTCAGTGAAATGAATCTCATCCTCAGTCTTGATGTCTTCATTCTCCCATAAGGTACAGTATCTTCCCTCTGCAGTCTTATTTGAGATTTTACATTAAAGGCTGTGCACCCTCCAGACCTGACACTAATGGGAGCTGTGAAGTGCTTGTGATTAAGAGTAGGCTAAGGACAGAAACCTACAATGCTCTCTGAGACTGCTCTATTTTTCTGCCTGTGCCTCTATAAAGCAAATATATGCCAATTTACATCATTCAAAGCCTTCACCTATGTCACTGCCATTACAGTGACCTGCAGTCTGTTTTAGCCTCAGAGGGTATTTACAGTTCAGGCAAGGCTGCCACCTCCCCAAGAGCACTGGACAAGGAGCCCAGGGCAAAGAGTTAACTGGGAAACACGACAGTGAGGGACATGACAGGAGCAGATGGCAAGGGGTAATGCTGTAGAACACTGTTTGGAAATGAAACTCCTTCCTAGTGACTGTGTCGAGATTGTTAAGTAGCACTAATAGTGCATAGCTTGCTAAATGGCTTCTGGGACTGGCAAAGAAAGAATTGAAATCATTAAATAGCAACAGGCAGAAAACCAAGCAGCAAAAAGTCAAGTGGTAATGAGAACACCCACTGTGCATGAATACCTCCCACTGGCATGCTTTGGGGTCACGAGGAGAGCAGGCTCTTCAGCAGTTCTGTGTACCCTTTCTAGTTAGCAGAAAAATCCTATTTTA
This region of Catharus ustulatus isolate bCatUst1 chromosome 6, bCatUst1.pri.v2, whole genome shotgun sequence genomic DNA includes:
- the C6H14orf132 gene encoding uncharacterized protein C14orf132 homolog isoform X1 → MDLSFMAAQVLPVMGGAFMDSPNEDFSTEYSLFNSSANVHAASSMQNPPEETSRSSNDAILLWIAIIATIGNIVVVGVVYAFTF
- the C6H14orf132 gene encoding uncharacterized protein C14orf132 homolog isoform X2, coding for MDLSFMAAQLPVMGGAFMDSPNEDFSTEYSLFNSSANVHAASSMQNPPEETSRSSNDAILLWIAIIATIGNIVVVGVVYAFTF